In a single window of the Nitrospira defluvii genome:
- a CDS encoding glycosyltransferase family 4 protein gives MALHHRSIPRDIVKIVIAAWHLKNINVGIGRYARELIEALGRVDHANQYDILLPQTDHPFTARPNMRYRVIRFPFFRRRVWEQAAPLLVGPYDVLHFPYDSCVAWKRGRFVTTIHDVKPLLFPELRTRPSVHARIEQWFVGDRWKTIDHVITVSEHSRRDLLAHAPLRPDQVSVTPLGLDADRFHPPSKRLEGRPYVFCVAGSDPTKNVGTLVEAFAKLPAELRVHYDLVLAGDVCKRVDIRAAIERWHLVAHTKLVGQVSDDELARYYQQATVFVFPSLYEGFGLPVLEAMGCGCPVICSHASSLPEVAGDAAMLVDPHRSNQLAEALAKVLTSPDVQASLRARGLARAKEFQWDRTAKQTVAIYERTVGC, from the coding sequence GTGGCACTCCACCACCGGTCGATTCCACGCGACATTGTGAAAATCGTTATTGCCGCCTGGCACCTCAAGAACATCAATGTGGGGATCGGGCGTTATGCCCGGGAATTGATCGAGGCCCTGGGTCGCGTCGACCACGCGAACCAGTATGACATTCTGCTGCCCCAGACGGACCATCCGTTTACGGCACGTCCGAACATGCGCTATCGCGTGATCCGGTTTCCGTTTTTTCGCCGCCGTGTCTGGGAGCAAGCCGCTCCGCTGCTGGTCGGTCCTTACGACGTGCTCCACTTTCCCTATGACTCTTGCGTTGCCTGGAAGCGCGGGCGGTTTGTCACGACCATTCATGATGTCAAGCCGCTGTTGTTTCCTGAGCTGCGGACCCGACCCAGTGTGCATGCACGCATCGAACAGTGGTTCGTCGGGGATCGATGGAAGACGATCGATCATGTGATCACCGTCTCCGAGCATTCGCGTCGCGATCTGCTGGCCCATGCGCCGCTTCGCCCCGATCAGGTGAGCGTGACGCCGTTGGGGCTCGACGCGGATCGCTTCCACCCTCCTTCGAAACGGCTGGAGGGCCGGCCCTATGTGTTCTGCGTGGCCGGTTCCGATCCCACGAAGAATGTCGGCACGCTGGTCGAAGCCTTTGCCAAACTGCCGGCGGAACTGCGCGTGCACTATGACCTGGTTCTGGCGGGAGATGTGTGTAAACGCGTGGATATTCGCGCGGCCATTGAGCGATGGCATCTCGTTGCCCACACCAAGCTGGTCGGGCAGGTGTCCGATGACGAACTCGCGCGGTACTATCAACAGGCGACGGTCTTTGTGTTTCCTTCTCTGTATGAGGGGTTCGGCCTGCCCGTGTTGGAGGCCATGGGGTGCGGGTGCCCGGTGATCTGTTCGCATGCTTCGTCGTTGCCCGAAGTAGCCGGTGATGCGGCCATGCTGGTGGATCCGCATCGGTCGAACCAATTGGCGGAAGCATTGGCCAAGGTATTGACGTCCCCGGACGTACAGGCATCATTGCGCGCGCGAGGGCTGGCCAGGGCGAAGGAGTTCCAGTGGGATCGTACGGCAAAGCAGACGGTGGCGATCTATGAACGGACGGTCGGCTGCTGA
- a CDS encoding glycosyltransferase family 2 protein has protein sequence MAHISVVIPAYNGTSRYLEQAIRSVLAQSYQDCEIIVVDDASTDNTEALVHTFPDVRYVRHARNAGQAAARNTGARLAMASYLAFLDQDDLWEPTFLEETLALLEPATEAALVHCDGYQVNERNEILEYDAAMKQQRSITQLLRGGHDAATSGSLFRRTCFDAVGGYDAALSIWEDIDLIIRLYAPGRFIHLPRPLYRHRLYAHNASRDIPSLRALDGRRRFLEKHAAACRPGTPEGNALSHDWAVYYADLGKHHLRAHTPAAARQAFQSALRHEPLNVKTWSRLVRSYFI, from the coding sequence GTGGCTCACATCAGCGTCGTCATTCCCGCATACAACGGCACCTCCAGATACTTGGAACAGGCCATCCGCTCCGTCCTGGCGCAAAGTTATCAAGACTGCGAGATCATCGTCGTCGACGATGCATCGACCGACAATACCGAGGCACTGGTCCACACCTTTCCAGATGTCCGCTATGTGCGGCACGCGCGAAACGCCGGGCAAGCCGCCGCGCGAAATACCGGCGCACGCCTTGCCATGGCCTCATATCTCGCCTTTCTGGACCAGGATGACCTGTGGGAGCCGACATTTCTGGAGGAGACCCTGGCCCTTCTCGAACCGGCAACGGAAGCGGCGCTGGTGCACTGCGACGGCTATCAGGTCAATGAACGAAACGAGATTCTGGAATACGATGCCGCGATGAAACAGCAGCGCAGCATCACGCAATTGCTGCGGGGCGGACATGATGCGGCCACCTCCGGCTCACTGTTTCGCAGGACCTGCTTCGATGCCGTGGGCGGCTACGATGCGGCCCTTTCGATTTGGGAGGACATCGATCTGATCATCCGGCTCTACGCTCCGGGCCGATTCATTCATCTTCCCAGACCGCTCTACCGGCACCGGCTCTACGCACACAACGCGTCGCGCGATATCCCCTCGCTTCGCGCACTGGATGGCCGGCGCCGGTTCCTCGAAAAACACGCCGCCGCTTGCCGACCCGGCACCCCCGAGGGCAATGCCCTCTCGCACGACTGGGCGGTCTACTATGCCGATCTCGGCAAGCACCACCTGCGGGCCCACACGCCCGCCGCCGCTCGCCAGGCGTTCCAGTCAGCCCTGCGCCACGAACCGCTCAACGTGAAAACCTGGTCGCGTCTGGTGAGATCGTATTTTATCTAG
- a CDS encoding class I SAM-dependent methyltransferase translates to METIGCEVCGESSHTFLFSQYDLTHRVTDELFTVVRCRGCRLLFLNPRPTRAEIGGYYPDSYYPEAAPRQQGDLRRAAKRWSGRIRRWIAQDFYGYPVPASMRRWQWARRLLLWPEFVWRRWRGRGLLPWAGRGRLLDVGCGSGGNLAVLEEQGWDVSGLDASAVAVAQAQVRFGERVRQGDLTSMGYPERTFDTVLFSHVLEHLHGPLPLLKEVWRILDWEGRIVILCPNAGSLEARMFGRWWFPWELPRHLYHYERATLTRVLEAAGFQIESVTTGLGSLYCMASLDRVCAERFNRPVPGRRLIEKLLIRPLCFCVGHLGYGTELKVSARKRRSLPSQPR, encoded by the coding sequence ATGGAAACCATCGGTTGTGAGGTATGCGGCGAGTCGTCGCATACATTCCTCTTCAGCCAATACGATCTGACCCACCGCGTCACCGACGAGTTGTTTACAGTCGTTCGTTGTCGGGGCTGCCGTCTACTGTTTTTGAATCCGCGCCCCACGCGCGCGGAGATCGGCGGGTACTATCCGGACAGCTATTATCCCGAGGCCGCGCCTCGGCAACAGGGCGATCTTCGCCGTGCTGCGAAACGATGGTCGGGAAGAATCAGGCGGTGGATCGCCCAAGATTTTTACGGGTATCCGGTGCCGGCATCGATGCGTCGTTGGCAATGGGCGCGCCGGCTGCTTCTATGGCCTGAGTTTGTGTGGCGACGTTGGCGCGGGCGGGGGCTGCTCCCCTGGGCAGGGCGTGGGCGGCTGTTGGATGTCGGGTGCGGATCGGGAGGTAACCTGGCGGTTCTTGAAGAACAGGGATGGGACGTATCGGGATTGGACGCCAGCGCCGTGGCCGTGGCGCAGGCACAGGTTCGCTTCGGCGAGCGAGTCCGACAGGGCGACCTGACATCAATGGGCTATCCCGAACGGACGTTTGACACGGTGCTGTTCAGTCATGTGCTGGAACACTTACACGGTCCGTTGCCGCTTCTCAAAGAGGTCTGGCGGATTTTGGATTGGGAGGGGCGGATCGTGATCCTCTGCCCCAATGCCGGCAGCCTGGAGGCACGGATGTTCGGACGTTGGTGGTTCCCATGGGAACTGCCCAGGCATTTGTACCACTATGAGCGAGCCACGCTGACGCGGGTGCTAGAGGCGGCGGGGTTCCAGATCGAGTCGGTCACCACCGGTTTGGGATCGCTCTACTGTATGGCCAGTTTGGATCGGGTGTGCGCGGAGCGGTTCAACCGACCGGTCCCCGGTCGACGGTTGATTGAAAAGCTGTTGATCCGTCCGTTGTGTTTTTGCGTCGGGCACCTGGGATATGGGACCGAGTTGAAGGTGTCCGCGAGGAAGCGGCGCAGCCTGCCTTCCCAGCCTAGATAA
- a CDS encoding glycosyltransferase family 2 protein, giving the protein MNDELVSVVIPVFNGAPFVAKAVASVQAQGYGAVEILVVDDGSTDGTQEVLKRLEQSHGIRWFQRSHGGPARSRNYGIEAARGEYIALLDCDDEWLPGKLAAQLAIMRARPEVGLVHTDFEVRFEDGTVEERVSARASREPMVQAFAGGHVALPSTLLIRKRVLDQVGRLDPELYGSEDSDLTIRLFRVTTFECIDDVLVHKLQRGHGYRDMAFDEQTHRDRVLASRDRFLMRLEGFAPLTAAQRAALDREWANYFLLKGAAAERAGRPGDARRHYWSAIRKAPTRIRCYTRWLRALAP; this is encoded by the coding sequence ATGAATGACGAGTTGGTGAGCGTGGTGATCCCGGTCTTCAACGGGGCGCCTTTTGTGGCGAAAGCGGTGGCCAGCGTGCAGGCGCAGGGGTATGGTGCGGTGGAAATTCTCGTCGTCGATGACGGGTCGACGGATGGCACACAAGAGGTGTTGAAACGCCTCGAACAGAGCCATGGGATTCGATGGTTTCAGCGTAGCCACGGTGGGCCGGCCCGATCACGGAACTACGGCATCGAGGCTGCGCGTGGTGAGTATATCGCACTGCTGGACTGCGATGATGAATGGCTGCCGGGGAAACTGGCCGCGCAGCTGGCAATCATGCGCGCACGCCCGGAGGTGGGGTTGGTACACACGGATTTTGAGGTGCGCTTTGAAGATGGAACAGTGGAGGAGCGGGTCTCCGCACGTGCGAGTCGGGAGCCGATGGTGCAGGCATTCGCCGGAGGGCATGTGGCCCTGCCTTCAACATTGCTGATCAGAAAACGAGTTTTGGATCAAGTCGGGCGCTTAGACCCCGAGTTGTATGGCTCCGAGGATTCCGATCTCACGATTCGATTGTTTCGCGTGACGACGTTCGAGTGTATCGATGACGTGCTGGTGCATAAGCTGCAGCGGGGGCATGGGTATCGGGACATGGCCTTCGACGAGCAGACCCATCGCGATCGCGTCCTCGCCAGTCGAGATCGTTTTCTCATGCGCCTTGAGGGGTTTGCTCCCCTGACGGCCGCCCAACGCGCCGCGCTTGATCGGGAATGGGCGAACTATTTTCTCTTAAAAGGGGCGGCGGCAGAGCGGGCCGGGCGTCCTGGTGATGCGAGGCGGCACTATTGGTCCGCGATCAGGAAGGCCCCGACCCGTATTCGATGTTATACGCGCTGGTTGCGCGCGCTGGCGCCGTAA
- the rfaQ gene encoding putative lipopolysaccharide heptosyltransferase III — MGCDADRFELDDAMMFRNILIIKLRHIGDVLLSTPVLRGLREAYPDARLTMLVNRGTEGVLAHNPDLNEVLCLEKGSWQAQLTFVHMLKGRRFDAVIDLTDGDRSAIISLATRSPVRIGFNAEHRWRGLLYSQVAKPRPMDQHRVEYDLCALRALGLDPKPGLPAVFVSPAEEQVAEDWLAQAGLVSGQGAAPLVWLQPGARYSLKVWPPDRFAQLADRLVDRFGCRILLGGDQREREVAELVARKARCGPIVVAGKFTLLQFAALVKRCALFIGNDGGAMHIAAAMGTPVVALFGPTYPQRWGPRGGPVQVIYKGLDCRACYHPTCLRGDDSCMQQIGVDEVYGVASRMLEHAIARAEHE, encoded by the coding sequence ATGGGCTGTGACGCGGATCGGTTCGAGCTCGACGATGCCATGATGTTCCGTAACATCCTGATCATTAAATTGCGACATATCGGCGATGTCCTGCTGTCGACGCCCGTGCTCCGGGGCTTGAGAGAGGCCTATCCCGATGCGCGTCTGACCATGCTGGTCAATCGAGGGACGGAAGGGGTGCTGGCACACAACCCCGATCTGAATGAGGTGCTGTGTCTGGAAAAGGGCTCATGGCAGGCCCAGCTCACCTTCGTTCACATGCTGAAGGGGCGAAGGTTTGATGCGGTCATCGATCTGACCGACGGGGACCGTTCAGCGATCATCAGTCTGGCGACTCGGTCGCCCGTTCGGATCGGATTTAATGCGGAGCACCGGTGGCGCGGGCTCTTGTACAGTCAGGTGGCCAAGCCGCGCCCGATGGATCAACATCGGGTGGAGTATGACCTCTGCGCTCTTAGGGCGTTGGGGCTCGACCCGAAGCCGGGCCTGCCGGCCGTCTTTGTCTCCCCGGCGGAGGAGCAGGTCGCGGAAGACTGGTTGGCGCAGGCCGGCCTGGTCTCCGGGCAAGGGGCTGCTCCACTGGTCTGGCTGCAACCAGGGGCACGGTATTCGCTGAAAGTCTGGCCACCCGACCGGTTTGCCCAACTGGCGGACCGACTCGTCGACCGGTTTGGATGCCGTATTCTCCTGGGCGGTGATCAGCGGGAGCGCGAGGTGGCCGAACTGGTGGCCCGGAAGGCGCGGTGCGGGCCCATCGTTGTGGCAGGGAAATTTACGTTGCTGCAGTTCGCGGCATTGGTCAAACGGTGCGCCTTGTTCATCGGCAACGATGGGGGCGCCATGCACATCGCCGCGGCGATGGGCACTCCGGTCGTTGCGCTCTTCGGCCCGACGTATCCGCAACGATGGGGACCGCGGGGAGGACCGGTGCAGGTGATCTACAAGGGGTTGGATTGTCGGGCCTGTTACCATCCGACCTGCTTGCGCGGCGACGACAGCTGTATGCAGCAAATCGGCGTGGATGAGGTCTATGGCGTTGCCAGCCGGATGTTGGAGCATGCCATCGCGAGGGCGGAGCATGAATGA
- a CDS encoding glycosyltransferase family 4 protein has protein sequence MRIGIDAASIVGDKGGVGWHTHHLLNALLELDDDHEYVGYLRPGSLHGGTLPGWTPRPRLRWVETPRWSMAWRGRWDGLDLYHGPNFKMHTRGRFGGIVTIHDLWLARHPEYSRKLLGQAGSSRRAIATAKRARKVVTVSEFSAREIEALYGIARDHVVVIHNGVSDEFSPLCTQEVKETLRQRWTIPEAGFILFVGGADPRKNHTRFLQAVARVRSQLGGRVVLLVGDPEHPQGSYRETAQGLALEQDVRCIGRLDREDLRRLYSCTDLFVFPSRYEGFGMPVLEAMACGAPTITSSTSSLPEVAGDAALLVDPDDVDGLGLAMVRALADQELRDGLRQRGFERVRQFTWRQAGERTSALYRDLCR, from the coding sequence ATGCGGATCGGGATCGACGCGGCATCCATTGTGGGCGATAAGGGCGGGGTCGGCTGGCATACGCACCATCTTCTCAACGCGTTGCTGGAGCTGGACGACGATCATGAGTACGTCGGTTATCTCAGACCAGGATCGCTGCATGGAGGCACGCTCCCCGGCTGGACGCCGCGCCCTCGTCTGCGGTGGGTGGAGACGCCACGCTGGTCCATGGCCTGGCGGGGCCGGTGGGATGGCCTGGATCTGTATCACGGTCCGAACTTCAAAATGCACACAAGGGGCCGGTTCGGGGGGATTGTGACCATTCACGATCTCTGGTTGGCCCGGCATCCGGAATATTCCCGCAAACTCCTGGGCCAGGCCGGCTCCTCACGCCGCGCCATCGCCACCGCAAAACGGGCCAGAAAGGTGGTGACGGTGTCGGAATTTTCGGCTCGTGAGATCGAAGCCCTGTACGGCATCGCGCGGGATCACGTGGTGGTCATTCATAACGGCGTCTCCGACGAGTTTTCCCCCCTCTGTACGCAAGAGGTGAAAGAAACGTTGCGTCAGCGCTGGACCATTCCGGAGGCGGGGTTCATCCTCTTCGTCGGCGGAGCCGACCCGCGAAAAAACCACACGCGGTTCTTACAGGCGGTCGCCAGGGTCCGTTCGCAGCTCGGCGGCCGGGTCGTGCTACTGGTGGGTGATCCGGAGCATCCGCAGGGGAGTTACCGGGAGACGGCACAGGGGCTGGCGCTTGAGCAGGATGTCCGCTGTATCGGTCGTCTCGATCGTGAAGATTTGCGACGCTTGTATTCCTGCACCGACCTCTTCGTGTTTCCGTCCCGCTACGAAGGGTTCGGCATGCCGGTGTTGGAGGCGATGGCCTGTGGTGCCCCGACTATCACGTCGTCGACTTCGTCGTTGCCGGAGGTTGCCGGTGATGCGGCGCTGCTCGTGGATCCAGACGATGTGGACGGGCTTGGCCTGGCCATGGTGCGGGCGCTGGCGGATCAAGAGCTTCGTGACGGCTTGCGACAGCGGGGCTTTGAGCGGGTTCGACAGTTTACCTGGCGGCAGGCGGGGGAGCGGACGAGCGCCCTCTATCGAGATCTCTGCCGGTAG
- a CDS encoding glycosyltransferase family 2 protein encodes MTIAAVIITKDEEQNIGDCLQSVRWADELIVVDAESRDRTVELAKGYTPKVFVRAWPGYGPQKNFGIDQAGSDWILVVDADERVTDGLRQEIHALLAGGPPADIGGYEIPRRNYFYGKWIQGGGLYPDYQLRLFRKTSGRYDDVRLHENFVLQGRRERLREPFIHYSMPTVHHHIRKMMRYTTLGADEKLKRVSHISGWAIATHHIGTILKTLFTRGGYRDGVHGLVVAMFAGLHTFVKYAKAWERLNAHREP; translated from the coding sequence ATGACGATTGCGGCCGTGATCATTACCAAGGATGAAGAACAGAACATTGGGGACTGTCTGCAGTCGGTGCGGTGGGCTGATGAACTCATCGTGGTGGATGCCGAAAGCCGGGATCGGACCGTCGAATTGGCCAAAGGGTATACCCCGAAGGTGTTTGTGCGTGCCTGGCCAGGGTACGGGCCGCAAAAAAACTTCGGGATCGATCAAGCAGGATCAGACTGGATTCTCGTGGTGGATGCCGACGAGCGGGTGACCGACGGGCTCCGGCAGGAGATTCACGCGTTGCTGGCCGGTGGGCCGCCTGCCGATATCGGCGGGTACGAAATCCCCCGCCGGAATTATTTCTATGGGAAATGGATTCAAGGCGGCGGGCTCTACCCGGACTATCAACTCCGGTTGTTTCGCAAGACCTCCGGCCGGTACGACGATGTGCGGTTACATGAAAACTTCGTGCTGCAGGGGCGGCGGGAACGACTGCGCGAACCCTTCATTCACTACAGCATGCCCACCGTGCACCATCACATCCGCAAGATGATGCGGTATACGACGTTGGGGGCGGATGAGAAACTCAAGCGGGTTTCTCACATCAGTGGGTGGGCCATTGCCACGCACCACATCGGCACGATTTTGAAAACCCTGTTCACGCGCGGCGGGTATCGTGACGGGGTACATGGGCTGGTCGTCGCGATGTTCGCCGGCCTCCATACGTTCGTCAAGTATGCGAAGGCCTGGGAGCGCCTCAATGCACACCGTGAGCCGTGA
- a CDS encoding glycosyltransferase family 2 protein → MDRLPVSAVVIAYNDEPNMRACLESLTWADEIIVVDSHSTDGTERISREFTDRVYQHDFHGFGRLRNEALTHATHEWVFSLDTDERATPELRDEIRRVLAAGPEADAYFVPRKNYFLGRWIKHCGWFPDYRQPQLFRRSKFRYREELVHESFDVDGRVGYLTASALQYPFRNIDHYLAKQERYSDLMARRMVEQGRSFSWHQLLSHPAFTFLKMYVGRKGCLDGVPGLILSGLYAYYTFIKYARFWELHSQSRT, encoded by the coding sequence GTGGATCGTCTCCCCGTATCAGCCGTGGTCATTGCCTACAACGACGAACCCAACATGCGGGCCTGCCTGGAATCCCTCACCTGGGCGGATGAAATCATCGTGGTCGATTCGCACAGTACCGACGGCACCGAGCGGATCAGCCGGGAGTTCACGGACCGGGTCTATCAGCATGACTTTCACGGATTCGGTCGCCTGCGGAATGAGGCCTTGACGCACGCGACCCACGAATGGGTCTTCAGCCTGGATACCGATGAGCGGGCCACCCCGGAATTACGCGATGAGATCCGGCGGGTGTTGGCCGCGGGCCCCGAGGCCGACGCCTATTTCGTGCCCAGGAAGAATTACTTTCTCGGGCGCTGGATCAAACATTGCGGTTGGTTTCCCGATTACCGCCAACCGCAATTGTTCCGTAGGAGCAAGTTTCGCTATCGGGAAGAACTGGTCCACGAGAGTTTTGATGTAGATGGACGGGTCGGGTATCTGACCGCCTCCGCGCTGCAGTACCCGTTTCGGAATATTGATCACTACCTGGCCAAGCAGGAGCGCTACTCAGATCTCATGGCGCGACGTATGGTCGAGCAGGGGCGATCGTTTTCCTGGCATCAGTTGCTGTCTCACCCCGCATTCACGTTTCTGAAGATGTACGTGGGGCGCAAAGGCTGTCTCGACGGCGTGCCGGGCCTTATTTTGTCCGGCCTCTATGCCTATTACACGTTCATTAAGTATGCGCGGTTCTGGGAATTGCACAGTCAGAGCCGTACCTGA
- a CDS encoding LTA synthase family protein, translating into MMERWTGAGASIRKTVLFWWILFVVIQTAERLFLLGDALEQETPSMPLLFTTLMVGIRGDFITATFALALALAAACGGTLLSHRWDDLRGSSTLCARAFHRSFPVSAALVGLLLFVLLCVDMGYYGFNRQHMDFVFLEFIDDLFAPATTTGGTNVQAMQQTSAELGAAGKWAWRLTCFLALQAAGIGLWWWTFSTAVVPALRRWRPGSGFQANAFLVVALIAGGAGFHHSGPYGIRIAPIGSMVYYTLAQNPVLFASEALRIALVSRGGGERPGSAGAMPYDLAVRTMQRLLGPAEAFVDPRYPLVRTITPSPDSLRLPTPPNIVLVFLEGLDRRYLGQTYGEVKGTPFLDRLKDDSVYFQHFFSNGVQTSRGLFATLCSTFPRLGAAAMKTRYAHDYLCLPSLLQRQGYHTEMVIGQHRDLNRLQSFVARNGLQQLLDEGDFPSGTERAGLGIVDGALFDLCYERIKQRQADSRPFFLTTLTLSTHHPFAAPDRHPDVHVLRQRVQDQYVAALRYTDLELERVFTRLVREGLLRNTIVVNLGDHGRHEPVGRTDIERKAGHFASPLFVWMDESLRSPATYKPRTVSAVASQVDVAPTLLALSGGLPSLGSFAGHDVSCLLVRDCLPDQVAYLTSVYDNLVGLASADGLLLYSLSAETFQEATLDFESMPEDQQSRRRRSAARGSELLAIHEVANIALDSNRLWSWREFGQRL; encoded by the coding sequence ATGATGGAACGATGGACCGGCGCCGGGGCGTCGATTCGCAAGACCGTTCTGTTCTGGTGGATTCTCTTCGTGGTCATTCAGACGGCGGAGCGGCTGTTTCTCTTAGGTGATGCGCTGGAGCAGGAAACTCCGTCAATGCCGCTGCTCTTCACGACGCTGATGGTCGGCATTCGTGGAGACTTCATCACTGCGACATTTGCCCTCGCGTTGGCATTGGCCGCGGCATGTGGTGGGACCCTGTTGAGCCACAGGTGGGATGATCTGCGAGGGTCGTCGACTCTCTGCGCGCGCGCCTTCCACCGCTCATTTCCCGTGAGTGCGGCGCTGGTCGGACTGTTGTTGTTTGTGCTCCTCTGCGTCGACATGGGCTATTACGGATTCAATCGGCAGCACATGGATTTTGTGTTCCTCGAATTCATCGACGATCTGTTCGCGCCGGCCACGACGACGGGCGGCACCAATGTGCAGGCCATGCAGCAGACCAGTGCGGAACTGGGGGCGGCCGGCAAGTGGGCCTGGCGGCTGACCTGTTTTCTGGCCCTGCAGGCAGCAGGCATCGGGCTCTGGTGGTGGACCTTTTCCACCGCGGTGGTGCCGGCGTTACGTCGTTGGCGGCCCGGTTCCGGATTTCAGGCCAATGCCTTCCTGGTCGTCGCGTTGATCGCCGGTGGTGCCGGCTTTCACCATTCAGGCCCCTATGGGATTCGCATCGCGCCGATCGGCAGCATGGTCTATTACACCCTGGCGCAGAATCCGGTGTTGTTTGCGAGCGAGGCCTTGCGAATCGCGTTGGTCTCGCGAGGAGGAGGCGAGCGGCCGGGGAGTGCCGGGGCTATGCCCTACGACCTGGCCGTGCGGACCATGCAGCGGCTGTTGGGCCCGGCCGAGGCATTTGTCGATCCCAGGTACCCGCTCGTGCGGACCATCACGCCGTCCCCGGACAGTCTGCGACTTCCGACACCGCCCAACATCGTCCTGGTGTTCCTCGAAGGGTTGGATCGCCGGTATCTGGGCCAGACCTACGGTGAGGTGAAAGGTACGCCGTTTTTAGACCGGCTCAAGGACGACAGTGTCTATTTCCAACATTTCTTTTCCAACGGGGTCCAAACCTCCAGAGGCCTGTTTGCGACGCTCTGCAGCACCTTCCCGCGGCTCGGGGCGGCCGCCATGAAGACCCGCTACGCTCACGATTACCTCTGTCTCCCGTCGCTGTTGCAACGGCAGGGGTATCACACGGAAATGGTGATCGGTCAGCATCGTGATTTGAACCGGCTCCAATCGTTCGTCGCTCGCAATGGACTACAGCAGTTGCTCGATGAAGGAGACTTCCCGTCCGGCACCGAGCGCGCGGGGTTAGGGATCGTCGATGGAGCGCTGTTCGATCTGTGCTACGAACGGATCAAGCAGCGTCAGGCGGACAGCCGCCCGTTTTTTCTGACCACACTGACCCTCTCGACGCACCATCCCTTCGCCGCTCCGGACCGTCATCCTGACGTGCATGTACTCCGGCAACGGGTGCAGGATCAGTATGTGGCCGCCCTGCGATACACGGACCTCGAATTGGAGCGAGTGTTCACCCGGCTTGTCCGCGAAGGGCTATTGCGCAATACGATCGTGGTGAATCTCGGCGATCACGGACGGCATGAGCCGGTGGGGCGCACGGATATTGAACGGAAGGCCGGGCATTTCGCTTCGCCCTTGTTCGTCTGGATGGACGAGTCGTTGCGTTCGCCTGCCACCTACAAGCCGCGAACGGTGTCGGCGGTCGCCAGTCAAGTCGACGTGGCCCCGACGCTGTTGGCATTAAGCGGCGGGCTACCGTCGCTGGGGTCGTTTGCCGGACATGATGTCAGTTGTTTGCTGGTACGGGATTGTCTGCCCGATCAGGTGGCCTATCTCACGAGTGTGTACGACAACCTGGTCGGACTTGCCAGCGCGGATGGTCTCTTGCTGTACTCGCTGTCGGCGGAAACCTTTCAGGAAGCCACCTTAGATTTCGAATCGATGCCGGAGGATCAACAGAGTCGACGTCGGCGGTCGGCCGCCCGCGGTTCGGAATTGCTCGCCATACATGAAGTGGCGAACATCGCGCTCGACTCCAACCGGCTCTGGTCCTGGCGGGAGTTCGGCCAACGCCTGTAA